In Zingiber officinale cultivar Zhangliang chromosome 11B, Zo_v1.1, whole genome shotgun sequence, a single window of DNA contains:
- the LOC122034237 gene encoding bifunctional nuclease 1-like yields MGVLEGAINCLLDIHASYSGISGSVITNHSSKAVSIHGWGYKHRCKSKLHVGGISLKPCGKKQWCIRCSFSSSSDGNGSMAGNFNANNEEYVNSSVIEAVQVRSGSDGFMIKMRDGRYLRCTHNTSQGGSSLDYASHPAIVLKMEDGSGLLLPIIVMEMPSVLLMAAIRDVPIARPTFYQVVKLMIEELGWVVKGVRVTKRVNEAYFAQLYLSKVGNEKETISLDLRPSDAINLAVRCKVPIQVNRHLAYTDGLRVVEPTKPVMQAPPSDGILFMELDRPDGQPCMETEEFWLTRNMLTAAIEERYKDAAQWRDQLHQLRKKKNWT; encoded by the exons ATGGGAGTTCTAGAGGGAGCAATTAACTGCCTCCTTGATATTCATGCAAGTTACTCTGGAATATCTGGTTCTGTTATCACAAATCACAGCTCAAAGGCCGTGTCTATTCATGGTTGGGGGTACAAACATAGATGCAAAAGTAAACTTCATGTTGGTGGCATATCTCTGAAACCGTGTGGTAAGAAACAGTGGTGCATCCGTTGTAGTTTCAGTTCCTCTTCTGATGGTAATGGAAGCATGGCTGGCAATTTCAATGCAAATAATGAGGAGTATGTAAACTCTTCTGTGATCGAAGCTG TTCAGGTTAGAAGCGGATCAGATGGATTTATGATAAAAATGCGTGATGGTAGATACTTAAGGTGCACACATAATACCTCCCAAGGTGGGAGCTCACTAGACTATGCTTCTCACCCCGCAATTGTGTTGAAGATGGAAGATGGAAGTGGTCTTCTGCTTCCTATTATCGTTA TGGAAATGCCTAGTGTTTTGCTGATGGCTGCGATTCGGGATGTTCCAATT GCTAGACCAACTTTTTATCAAGTAGTCAAACTGATGATTGAGGAGCTGGGGTGGGTG GTTAAAGGTGTTAGGGTCACCAAGAGAGTGAACGAGGCTTACTTTGCTCAGCTGTATCTCTCAAAG GTAGGCAATGAAAAAGAGACTATTAGCTTGGATTTGAGACCTTCTGACGCCATCAATCTGGCTGTTCGATGCAAG GTTCCCATACAAGTCAACAGACATCTTGCCTACACTGATGGATTGAGAGTTGTTGAGCCAACCAAGCCAGTAATGCAGGCTCCTCCATCAGATGGAATACTGTTTATGGAACTTGATAG GCCTGATGGTCAGCCCTGCATGGAGACGGAAGAGTTCTGGTTGACACGAAACATGTTGACTGCAGCTATTGAGGAACGTTACAAAGATGCTG CTCAGTGGAGGGACCAGCTTCATCAGCTTAGGAAAAAAAAGAACTGGACATGA